The Benincasa hispida cultivar B227 chromosome 9, ASM972705v1, whole genome shotgun sequence genome has a segment encoding these proteins:
- the LOC120085963 gene encoding probable acyl-activating enzyme 1, peroxisomal, giving the protein MDGIDRCAANYVPLTPITFLERSAAVYGNRISLVYGRVQYTWRDTLRRCTKLASAFVRTGIARGDVVAALVPNIPAMYELHFAVPMAGAVFCSLNIRHDAAMVSTLLSHSEARIIVVDYQFEHIVIGAIKAMSQRKEKPPRVVIIQEYDQPPSHIDTTGSALEYLEFESFLASGRPDFEIRRPKDEWDPIALNYTSGTTSRPKGVIYSHRGAYLNALSAVLLNDMCSLPVYLWTVPMFHCNGWCLTWGVAAQSGTNICQRNVTAKEIFDNISLHKVTHMGGAPTVSNIIINAPISEQKPLPRQVTMMSGGAPLPSHVLYKLRAMGFRIVHSYGLTETYGPATVCSWKPEWDSLPQDEQAKLSSRQGLQHIGLEAADVKDPVTMESAPADGKTMGEVMLRGNSVMSGYLKDLKATREAFNGGWFRSGDLGVKHPDGYIELKDRSKDIIISGGENISSIEVECVLFSHPSVLEVAVVGRPDDHWGETPCAFVKLKDGCSATEEEIIKFSREHLPHYMAPRSVVFKDLPKTSTGKTQKFILKKEAKAMGSLPKRVSKL; this is encoded by the exons ATGGACGGAATTGACCGTTGCGCTGCTAATTACGTTCCTCTCACTCCAATCACCTTCCTGGAGCGCTCCGCTGCGGTCTACGGTAATCGGATTTCTCTCGTATATGGACGAGTTCAGTACACTTGGAGAGACACGCTTAGGCGATGTACCAAACTCGCTTCTGCTTTTGTTCGTACGGGAATCGCTCGTGGAGATGTG GTTGCTGCCTTGGTACCGAATATTCCAGCTATGTACGAGTTACATTTTGCTGTACCAATGGCTGGTGCAGTTTTTTGCTCTCTCAACATACGCCATGACGCAGCAATGGTTTCTACATTGCTAAGCCATTCGGAAGCTAGAATCATTGTTGTAGACTACCAGTTTGAACATATTGTAATCGGAGCAATTAAAGCTATGTCTCAAAGGAAAGAAAAGCCACCTCGTGTTGTTATTATTCAAGAATATGATCAGCCACCTTCCCACATCGATACAACAGGATCTGCTTTAGAATATCTAGAGTTTGAAAGTTTTTTAGCATCTGGAAGACCTGACTTCGAAATCAGACGACCTAAGGATGAATGGGATCCAATTGCTCTTAACTATACTTCAGGCACAACATCAAGGCCAAAAGGTGTTATTTACTCACATAGAGGAGCATACCTCAATGCTCTGTCTGcagttttactaaatgatatgTGCTCACTCCCTGTGTATTTGTGGACTGTTCCAATGTTTCATTGCAATGGATGGTGTTTAACTTGGGGTGTAGCTGCACAGAGTGGCACAAACATCTGCCAAAGAAATGTGACTGCTAAAGAAATCTTTGATAATATTTCCCTGCATAAGGTTACTCATATGGGTGGTGCACCAACAGTTTCGAACATCATTATAAATGCACCAATTAGCGAACAAAAGCCGCTTCCGAGGCAGGTAACTATGATGTCTGGTGGTGCTCCGCTGCCTTCTCATGTACTCTATAAGCTAAGAGCTATGGGATTTCGTATTGTCCATTCATATGGTTTGACTGAAACATATGGTCCAGCAACAGTTTGCTCTTGGAAGCCTGAATGGGATTCACTCCCTCAAGATGAACAGGCAAAACTAAGTTCTCGCCAAGGATTGCAACATATTGGGCTAGAGGCAGCAGACGTGAAGGATCCTGTCACAATGGAGAGTGCTCCAGCTGATGGAAAAACCATGGGTGAAGTTATGCTTAGAGGCAACAGTGTGATGAGTGGATATTTGAAAGATCTCAAAGCCACGCGGGAAGCTTTTAATGGTGGATGGTTTCGAAGTGGGGACTTGGGTGTTAAACACCCTGATGGTTATATAGAATTGAAGGACCGTTCAAAGGACATTATAATTTCTGGGGGAGAAAATATTAGTTCAATTGAGGTTGAGTGTGTTCTTTTCAGCCATCCATCAGTTCTTGAAGTTGCTGTTGTGGGAAGACCTGATGACCATTGGGGAGAAACACCATGTGCATTTGTGAAGCTCAAAGATGGGTGTAGTGCTACTGAAGAAGAGATTATAAAATTCTCTAGAGAACATCTACCTCATTACATGGCTCCACGAAGTGTCGTGTTTAAGGATTTACCAAAAACTTCTACCGGGAAAACCCAAAAGTTTATTCTCAAGAAGGAAGCCAAGGCCATGGGTAGCCTTCCAAAACGGGTTAGTAAATTGTAA